From Oceanipulchritudo coccoides, the proteins below share one genomic window:
- a CDS encoding plastocyanin/azurin family copper-binding protein: protein MIKNKLITITTALLLGVILSGCGKSDSSGSASSAKAAAEPKATPDTFIIIEANDKMKFNKESFTVGSGDTVQLTLKNVGTMPKFSMGHNVVILEKGSSGKEFAEAAMNSAASDYIPATKTGEIVAHTKLLGGGEEDTIVFVAPSSKGEYPFICSFPGHFQVSMKGVMHVN, encoded by the coding sequence ATGATAAAAAACAAACTAATTACCATAACCACCGCCCTTTTGCTGGGTGTGATCCTCTCTGGTTGCGGAAAGTCCGATTCATCGGGTTCTGCCTCCAGTGCAAAAGCTGCTGCCGAGCCCAAGGCAACACCTGACACGTTCATTATCATCGAGGCTAACGACAAGATGAAGTTCAACAAGGAGAGCTTCACTGTGGGAAGCGGCGATACGGTCCAACTGACATTAAAGAATGTCGGGACGATGCCAAAGTTCTCGATGGGGCATAATGTTGTCATTCTCGAGAAGGGATCAAGCGGGAAGGAATTTGCGGAGGCCGCGATGAACAGCGCCGCCAGCGATTACATACCCGCCACGAAGACCGGAGAGATTGTCGCTCACACAAAACTCCTGGGTGGCGGCGAGGAGGACACCATCGTCTTTGTCGCGCCATCCTCAAAAGGGGAATACCCCTTCATCTGCTCCTTTCCGGGCCACTTTCAGGTCTCGATGAAGGGTGTCATGCACGTGAATTAA
- a CDS encoding GxxExxY protein, protein MSSLHENEIADRMLDVAFSLHRDLGPGLLESVYEVLLAHALEEAGLSAQRQVVVPIRYKGIQLDEGFRADLIVEEKVILELKSVERTNPAHKKQLLTYLKLSNLKLGYLLNFGEALMKDGITRIINGQLPPCSPCRRERK, encoded by the coding sequence ATGTCTTCACTACATGAAAATGAAATTGCTGATCGGATGTTGGATGTCGCCTTTTCGCTGCATCGGGATCTGGGCCCGGGACTGCTGGAATCCGTTTATGAGGTGTTATTGGCACATGCTCTGGAGGAAGCTGGATTGAGCGCGCAACGCCAAGTCGTCGTTCCTATTCGTTACAAAGGCATTCAACTGGATGAGGGATTCCGGGCAGACCTGATCGTTGAGGAGAAAGTAATCCTGGAACTCAAGTCTGTAGAACGCACGAACCCAGCCCACAAAAAACAACTTCTCACCTACCTCAAATTATCCAATCTCAAACTCGGCTACCTTCTGAACTTTGGCGAAGCCCTCATGAAAGACGGGATCACCAGAATCATCAATGGACAACTCCCTCCGTGCTCGCCGTGCCGCCGTGAGAGAAAATAA
- a CDS encoding SCO family protein, which produces MKILHRSSTCIPQALLCALLLAAPGITSGEIVREGDRSPTPSLISERNQPITLVGERQTLITFIFTRCAAMEFCPRMAKQFEDVQEAIQEKGYTGLRLLSISLDPEFDRPELLKEYAKAVGADPATWNFATADTATIDSLTRDFRVHRNKDGGILNHTLCTALISPDGTIKRIWRGNAWTTEEVLEAVGIE; this is translated from the coding sequence ATGAAAATCCTCCACAGGAGTTCCACATGCATTCCTCAGGCTTTGTTGTGTGCCCTTCTTCTCGCTGCTCCCGGTATAACAAGCGGCGAAATAGTCCGCGAAGGGGACCGTTCGCCCACCCCCTCGCTGATCAGCGAAAGAAACCAGCCGATCACCCTTGTCGGCGAGCGCCAAACGCTCATCACCTTCATTTTCACGCGCTGCGCAGCAATGGAATTCTGTCCCCGAATGGCCAAACAGTTTGAGGACGTACAGGAAGCCATTCAGGAAAAGGGGTATACCGGATTGCGATTACTCAGCATCTCGCTGGATCCCGAGTTTGATCGTCCTGAATTGCTGAAGGAATATGCAAAAGCGGTTGGTGCCGATCCCGCGACCTGGAACTTCGCTACCGCCGACACTGCCACGATCGACTCCCTTACCCGTGACTTTCGTGTTCACCGCAACAAAGACGGCGGGATACTCAATCACACCCTTTGCACCGCTTTGATATCGCCCGACGGAACCATCAAGCGGATCTGGCGAGGCAATGCCTGGACAACGGAAGAGGTATTGGAGGCAGTCGGGATCGAATAA
- a CDS encoding DUF2249 domain-containing protein: MKPDWIELDVRPTLAAGREPFALIMNSLDALESGQGLRLTAPFYPKPLVEMLKQQGWKTEERKLEGDDWEVQIRRGSEETSGAAVELDLRELAPPEPMVRILEALEVMESEKKLVALTPFYPENLLPLLKERGFQWEIERDRGQSCRITIHQA; this comes from the coding sequence ATGAAGCCGGATTGGATAGAACTGGATGTGCGGCCTACACTGGCTGCAGGACGCGAGCCTTTTGCGCTCATCATGAATTCCCTGGATGCCTTGGAAAGTGGTCAGGGTTTACGGCTGACCGCGCCGTTTTACCCGAAGCCCCTGGTGGAGATGCTGAAGCAGCAGGGTTGGAAAACCGAGGAGCGCAAGCTGGAAGGAGATGATTGGGAAGTGCAGATCCGTCGTGGAAGCGAAGAAACTTCAGGCGCTGCCGTAGAACTCGACCTGAGGGAGCTGGCTCCGCCTGAACCGATGGTGCGCATTCTTGAAGCCCTGGAAGTGATGGAGAGCGAAAAAAAGCTGGTCGCGCTTACACCCTTTTATCCGGAAAACCTGTTGCCCCTGCTGAAAGAACGCGGGTTCCAGTGGGAAATCGAACGGGACCGCGGGCAAAGTTGCCGCATAACCATCCATCAGGCATGA
- a CDS encoding metal-sulfur cluster assembly factor → MIPENDIIECLRLVPDPELGLNIVDLGMVEQVDQREGHLRVQIVLTSPGCPLSGSIADAVDVTLRTLPGVETVMVEFPPDIQWGPKRLTPEARRILWGE, encoded by the coding sequence ATGATTCCTGAAAACGATATCATTGAATGCCTGCGCCTTGTTCCCGATCCGGAACTCGGGCTGAATATTGTTGATCTGGGAATGGTTGAGCAAGTCGACCAGCGTGAAGGGCACCTGCGGGTGCAGATTGTCCTGACTTCTCCGGGTTGCCCGTTAAGCGGCAGTATAGCCGATGCGGTTGATGTGACACTTCGGACCCTGCCAGGAGTGGAAACAGTCATGGTGGAATTTCCTCCAGACATTCAATGGGGGCCCAAACGACTCACGCCCGAGGCGAGGCGGATACTCTGGGGCGAGTAA
- a CDS encoding Crp/Fnr family transcriptional regulator codes for MDEARMTVLLGTLRQCPLFADMSPPDLENIAATCDTIRLNKGETLFRENEKAQGFFIVQQGAIHVNRVTPDGREQVIAIFRPYNCFAEICLTTFQSYPANAVALESSIVVLVRRTDFRALIMRTPELALRMLTSMSFHLKHLVQTMEDQKFKRIESRLAHYLLRLCPMIERDEGAVVRLTSSKKVLAGQLGVSSETLSRALARFRKENLIEVDGPVIRILDLDGLRQYLVEQ; via the coding sequence ATGGATGAGGCTAGAATGACGGTGCTCCTTGGAACCCTGCGTCAGTGTCCCCTCTTCGCTGACATGTCCCCACCTGATCTGGAAAATATCGCAGCGACCTGTGACACCATCCGCTTGAACAAGGGTGAAACACTCTTCCGGGAAAATGAGAAAGCCCAGGGCTTTTTCATCGTACAGCAGGGCGCTATTCATGTGAACCGGGTCACGCCCGACGGACGGGAGCAGGTCATCGCCATATTCCGCCCCTACAATTGCTTCGCGGAAATCTGCCTGACCACCTTTCAAAGCTATCCGGCGAATGCGGTCGCCCTCGAATCCAGTATCGTCGTACTGGTCCGCAGAACCGATTTTCGCGCCCTCATCATGCGAACACCGGAGCTGGCCCTGCGCATGCTTACCTCAATGAGTTTTCACCTGAAGCATCTGGTTCAGACAATGGAGGACCAGAAATTCAAGCGCATCGAGAGTCGCCTTGCCCATTACCTCCTCCGTCTCTGTCCGATGATTGAGAGGGATGAGGGCGCCGTTGTTCGTTTAACCTCAAGCAAGAAGGTGCTTGCCGGACAACTCGGCGTTTCGAGCGAGACCCTTTCCCGTGCTCTGGCCCGTTTTCGCAAGGAAAACCTGATTGAGGTGGATGGACCGGTCATTCGCATCCTCGATCTTGATGGGCTCCGTCAATACCTTGTCGAACAATAG
- the nosZ gene encoding Sec-dependent nitrous-oxide reductase, producing MKYKFSSSIILGSILAALLGGCSAGDPETANTSGDSLAEKSFVAPGEKDEFYLFYSGGHSGQVFVAGIPSMRHIVTIPVFSPYPGTGYGFDDESRAMLGEYTWGDVHHPGLSQTDSLYDGRWLFVNDNANNRVARIDLRDFKTKQILGPIPNSSGNHGSSFVTENTEYILVATRFSVPLPKGRVAPMESYADEFNGMVSGIKVDQETGEMSLGWQILTPPFNWDLGSTGKGPSSGWAFWTSYNTEMAHETLEVNASQRDRDYAAFVNWKSAEQAVADGKAEMIDGVPVLDPSAVPGVMYFVPVGKSPHGVDTDPSGRWIVASGKLQPTTTVYDFEKVLAAIEAEDFQDTFRGIPVLNYDAIAEGEVPVGLGPLHTQYDGEGNAYTSLYIESAVAKWKLPPWTEEQRADMESIVTDKMPVHFNIGHLVVGGSDTREPYGKWLVAMNKLSKGRHANVGPSQPESSQLIDISGEKMEMVFEAYTEPEPHFAQILKVDAIEPIEVYPKAENHHPHAVWSLDEGTTWREGDTVHAKIVAVRSRFGPEKIEAKVGDKLVIHVTNIEQTSDMIHGLGISEHNINVVIDPGETKTITLDLKKPGVFPFYCTNFCSALHQEMQGYLVVEPAGETAMSQ from the coding sequence ATGAAATACAAATTCAGTAGCTCGATAATTCTCGGATCCATTCTTGCCGCACTCCTTGGGGGGTGCTCCGCAGGGGATCCTGAAACAGCGAACACCTCGGGGGATTCACTTGCCGAAAAGAGCTTTGTTGCTCCGGGAGAAAAGGATGAATTCTACCTCTTCTATTCGGGTGGACATTCTGGACAGGTTTTTGTCGCTGGTATTCCCTCCATGCGGCACATAGTGACCATCCCTGTCTTTTCCCCGTATCCAGGAACTGGATACGGATTTGATGATGAATCCCGTGCCATGTTGGGGGAATACACATGGGGAGATGTCCACCACCCCGGACTTTCCCAGACAGACAGTCTGTATGACGGACGCTGGCTTTTTGTGAATGACAATGCAAACAACCGCGTCGCCCGGATTGATCTCCGGGACTTCAAGACCAAGCAGATCCTTGGGCCGATTCCGAATTCAAGCGGCAATCATGGGTCGTCATTTGTCACCGAAAACACGGAATACATTCTTGTCGCAACGCGGTTCTCCGTTCCTCTCCCTAAAGGACGTGTGGCTCCAATGGAATCGTATGCAGATGAGTTCAACGGCATGGTAAGCGGTATCAAGGTGGATCAGGAAACTGGTGAGATGAGTCTGGGTTGGCAGATACTGACGCCGCCGTTCAACTGGGACTTGGGATCCACAGGAAAAGGCCCAAGCAGCGGATGGGCATTCTGGACATCCTATAACACGGAAATGGCCCATGAAACTCTGGAAGTGAATGCCAGTCAGCGGGACCGTGACTATGCTGCCTTTGTGAACTGGAAATCCGCTGAACAAGCCGTAGCGGATGGCAAAGCCGAAATGATTGACGGCGTGCCGGTCTTGGATCCGTCGGCCGTGCCCGGAGTCATGTACTTCGTTCCCGTCGGGAAATCCCCGCATGGCGTTGATACCGATCCCTCCGGCCGATGGATTGTTGCCTCCGGGAAGCTGCAGCCAACGACAACGGTTTATGATTTCGAGAAGGTTCTGGCGGCCATTGAAGCGGAAGATTTTCAGGATACTTTCCGGGGCATCCCCGTACTCAATTATGATGCGATAGCGGAGGGAGAGGTTCCGGTGGGCCTTGGACCTCTGCATACACAGTACGATGGTGAAGGGAATGCCTACACATCGCTTTACATTGAGTCAGCTGTGGCAAAGTGGAAGCTGCCTCCCTGGACAGAGGAGCAGCGTGCGGACATGGAAAGTATCGTTACCGACAAGATGCCCGTACACTTTAATATCGGACACCTTGTTGTCGGGGGCAGTGACACCCGTGAGCCCTATGGGAAATGGCTGGTCGCCATGAACAAGCTGTCGAAGGGACGCCATGCAAATGTCGGGCCCTCACAGCCCGAATCCAGTCAGCTCATTGATATCAGCGGCGAGAAGATGGAAATGGTCTTTGAAGCCTACACGGAACCGGAGCCGCACTTCGCACAGATTCTCAAAGTGGATGCCATTGAACCTATCGAGGTATATCCTAAGGCAGAGAATCATCATCCGCATGCAGTCTGGAGCCTTGATGAGGGAACGACCTGGCGTGAAGGGGATACGGTCCATGCAAAGATAGTTGCCGTGCGCAGCCGCTTCGGACCGGAAAAGATTGAAGCTAAAGTTGGCGACAAGCTCGTCATTCACGTCACCAATATTGAGCAAACCTCCGACATGATTCATGGATTAGGGATTTCGGAGCATAACATCAATGTGGTCATTGATCCCGGGGAAACCAAAACCATCACCCTGGACCTTAAGAAACCGGGTGTGTTTCCATTCTACTGCACCAACTTCTGTTCCGCACTGCACCAGGAAATGCAGGGGTATCTTGTAGTGGAACCAGCGGGTGAAACGGCAATGTCCCAATAG
- a CDS encoding NnrS family protein, with protein sequence MSAIKQRASFIDLVNEGEPFRLLFPAGLILGVLGIALWPAWSSGLLEAYPGLSHSRIMIQGHMTAFVLGFLGTAMPRMLEVRGFRFSHTVSAATGLALLSTMHLVHRHITGDIIHFLLLGSFVMLLMTRFRDRRDLPPPAFVLVFLGLLCALIGTLLQIGIQTIPDALPGLAFPLSRLLLNQGFLLLPVMGVGAFFIPRFFGMSHRQNFPESRSFTLPWLRRAAFAGSCGLLVIASFVFESMGWIRTGWFLRGSILVLFLVVESPAIRSNGSTGTLAKAVRIVLVSLPVGYFLMVLSPLHQTGLAHVIFITGFNLLTFSVATWVMLGHGGQSHLFKSSFWSFRVLAAALVLAMLIRVSADWIPGMPYTQYTLAALVWLGGVLIWTRRFLPLLWTPDTTP encoded by the coding sequence ATGTCAGCGATCAAACAACGCGCCTCGTTCATTGACTTGGTCAATGAAGGCGAACCTTTCCGTTTGCTGTTTCCCGCCGGCCTTATCCTGGGGGTGTTGGGAATCGCCTTATGGCCGGCATGGAGTAGCGGTCTTCTGGAAGCCTATCCCGGACTATCCCATTCGCGCATCATGATCCAGGGGCACATGACTGCGTTCGTGCTTGGGTTCCTCGGGACCGCCATGCCGAGGATGCTGGAAGTAAGGGGGTTTCGATTCAGTCACACAGTCTCAGCGGCAACAGGATTGGCATTGCTGAGCACCATGCACCTCGTGCACAGGCACATTACCGGGGATATCATTCACTTCCTGTTACTGGGGAGCTTTGTCATGCTCTTAATGACACGTTTCCGTGACCGCCGGGATCTTCCCCCACCCGCCTTTGTTCTTGTTTTTCTCGGACTGCTCTGCGCACTGATTGGAACCCTTCTGCAGATCGGGATTCAGACAATTCCCGACGCCTTGCCAGGCTTGGCCTTTCCTCTATCCCGCTTACTCCTCAACCAAGGGTTTCTTCTCCTTCCCGTAATGGGGGTCGGCGCCTTTTTTATTCCGCGCTTCTTTGGGATGTCGCACCGTCAGAACTTTCCGGAAAGCCGGAGCTTCACGCTCCCCTGGTTGAGACGGGCTGCTTTTGCGGGGAGCTGTGGCCTTCTCGTTATCGCCAGTTTTGTCTTTGAATCCATGGGTTGGATAAGGACGGGCTGGTTCCTTCGGGGCAGTATTCTTGTTCTTTTCCTTGTCGTCGAATCTCCGGCAATCCGTTCAAATGGATCAACCGGAACGTTGGCAAAAGCCGTCCGGATTGTCCTGGTTTCCCTGCCAGTCGGCTATTTTCTCATGGTCCTCTCACCGCTTCACCAGACCGGCCTGGCCCATGTCATATTCATCACCGGATTCAACCTCCTTACCTTCTCGGTGGCTACCTGGGTGATGCTCGGACACGGTGGGCAATCCCACCTTTTCAAGTCTTCCTTCTGGTCGTTCCGGGTACTTGCTGCCGCTCTGGTTCTGGCGATGCTGATACGTGTATCGGCTGACTGGATACCCGGCATGCCCTACACCCAATACACCCTTGCCGCTCTTGTCTGGTTGGGCGGTGTCCTCATTTGGACAAGGCGATTTCTGCCTTTGCTCTGGACCCCCGATACGACTCCCTGA
- a CDS encoding NosD domain-containing protein, whose translation MASTVVGSLQARVDAVPEGGTLVLDSGTYEGPLRIDKAMTIDGKSKAVIDGKRSGSVITVNAPGVRIRNLYVRNSGLSLEEDDAGILVRADRAVLEGNRIESCLHGIYLKKVTIAEVRGNTIVGAATELARTSDVLSTGLDFDGGDLLCAVGELDVNRRGNGIHAWNSRNVLLEENVISHTRDGIYFSFTDESEVLGNRVTDCRYGLHYMYSDGNTFARNRFSRNAAGAALMYSGRLLVEGNEFSGNRGKRAYGALLQSVDASVLKDNRFINNTVGLYSENAQDNELEDNVVGKNYIGYRIGGSSRGNRHFLNHFQQNIHNVELAGEGKYNEWAVEGRGNRWGLSSVPDLDGDGVGEFPHRESDLLGGLRQQFPIAGLLSGSPGLELIRFINERSPIPGLRTVEDPHPLTNEHD comes from the coding sequence ATGGCATCCACAGTAGTAGGCAGCCTGCAGGCGCGCGTTGATGCAGTACCTGAAGGAGGCACACTTGTTTTGGACAGCGGAACCTATGAAGGGCCCTTGCGTATCGACAAAGCCATGACAATTGACGGAAAGAGTAAGGCTGTTATCGACGGAAAGCGTTCCGGTTCCGTCATTACCGTGAATGCTCCCGGCGTACGTATCCGCAACCTCTACGTGCGCAATTCCGGGCTCAGCCTGGAGGAGGATGATGCGGGGATACTTGTGCGGGCCGACAGGGCAGTGCTGGAGGGGAACCGCATTGAGAGTTGCCTGCACGGAATCTACCTGAAGAAGGTTACCATCGCCGAGGTGCGCGGAAACACCATTGTCGGAGCTGCGACCGAGCTCGCCAGGACTTCCGACGTCCTCAGTACCGGTCTGGATTTCGATGGTGGTGACCTGCTCTGCGCTGTCGGTGAGTTGGACGTCAATCGTCGTGGCAACGGTATCCATGCATGGAACTCACGGAATGTCCTTCTGGAAGAAAACGTCATCTCGCACACAAGGGACGGAATATACTTTTCCTTCACTGATGAGTCGGAGGTTCTCGGAAACCGGGTCACCGATTGTCGTTACGGCCTTCACTACATGTACAGCGACGGAAACACGTTTGCCCGCAACCGTTTTTCAAGAAATGCGGCCGGTGCGGCCTTGATGTATTCCGGGAGGCTCCTTGTTGAAGGGAACGAGTTTTCAGGCAACCGCGGGAAACGTGCCTACGGGGCTTTGCTCCAGTCCGTGGATGCCTCAGTCCTGAAAGACAACCGGTTCATTAATAACACGGTTGGACTCTACAGTGAAAACGCGCAGGACAACGAACTCGAGGATAATGTAGTTGGAAAAAACTACATTGGGTACCGGATTGGCGGCAGCTCCAGGGGGAACCGGCATTTCCTGAACCACTTTCAGCAGAACATCCACAATGTCGAACTGGCTGGTGAAGGAAAATACAATGAGTGGGCTGTTGAGGGGCGGGGAAACCGCTGGGGCCTGTCCAGCGTTCCTGATCTGGATGGCGATGGGGTAGGAGAGTTTCCCCACCGTGAATCGGATCTCCTTGGAGGTCTCAGGCAGCAGTTTCCCATCGCAGGCCTGCTTTCGGGCAGCCCGGGCCTCGAGCTGATCCGCTTCATTAATGAGCGCAGTCCGATCCCCGGTCTCCGCACCGTAGAGGATCCTCACCCATTGACTAACGAACATGATTAA
- a CDS encoding ABC transporter ATP-binding protein, whose product MINLSDIRLKLDRQSVLKGFDLDAESACVSLVVGPNGAGKSSSLKVACGLWRPSSGAVLVDGRDITDCPREYRKYVAYLPQSPSFHPRLTVAQVAEFYARIERCSPDEVEYALECFGMDACSGKRTGNLSGGFRQRLGLAVLSLSKAPVLLLDEPGLSLDPFWRERLQEWLREEAASGRTLIVATHLLAEWEGKADRCFLCDDGRIVGQLNPEYLRQAFPAPLDQRERKVAND is encoded by the coding sequence ATGATTAATCTTAGTGACATTCGCCTGAAGCTGGACCGGCAATCCGTTTTGAAGGGATTCGACCTCGATGCGGAGAGTGCTTGCGTTTCCTTGGTAGTGGGCCCGAACGGAGCCGGAAAATCCAGCTCACTTAAGGTGGCATGTGGCCTCTGGAGGCCGTCTTCCGGAGCGGTGCTTGTGGATGGAAGGGATATCACCGATTGTCCCCGCGAGTACCGCAAGTACGTTGCCTACCTTCCGCAGTCTCCTTCTTTTCATCCCCGATTAACCGTTGCACAAGTGGCTGAATTTTATGCTCGAATCGAGCGATGCTCCCCGGATGAAGTCGAGTACGCATTGGAATGCTTCGGCATGGATGCCTGCTCCGGAAAAAGGACCGGAAACCTGTCAGGAGGATTCCGTCAACGGCTTGGTCTTGCCGTGTTATCCCTTTCAAAGGCACCAGTGCTCCTCCTTGATGAGCCCGGCTTGAGTCTGGATCCATTCTGGCGGGAACGGCTGCAGGAATGGCTCAGGGAGGAGGCCGCATCCGGCAGGACACTCATTGTCGCGACCCATCTTCTCGCTGAATGGGAAGGTAAGGCCGATCGCTGTTTTCTTTGCGACGACGGCCGCATTGTCGGTCAATTGAATCCGGAATATCTCCGACAGGCTTTTCCGGCTCCCTTGGACCAGAGAGAAAGGAAGGTGGCCAATGACTGA